One window of Mucilaginibacter inviolabilis genomic DNA carries:
- a CDS encoding alpha/beta hydrolase, whose translation MYTHRKQIVTAGEPADQAKKAMIMLHGRGASAVSILTLKDHLQLDGYAIFAPQATEHSWYPYSFMAPIADNQPALDSALEVIGSLVEDIKQQGITQENIYFLGFSQGACLTLEYVTRNAGKYGGVIAFTGGLIGERLINENYKGDFDQTLILITTGDPDPHVPVSRVNETVSLIKKLNANVTLKIYKGRQHTVTAEELALANNILS comes from the coding sequence ATGTACACGCATCGTAAACAGATAGTTACCGCGGGCGAGCCCGCAGATCAGGCCAAAAAAGCCATGATCATGCTGCATGGGCGTGGGGCATCGGCGGTGAGTATCCTCACTTTAAAAGATCACCTGCAACTGGATGGTTATGCCATTTTTGCACCACAGGCTACCGAACACAGCTGGTACCCTTATAGCTTTATGGCGCCGATAGCGGATAACCAGCCGGCATTGGATTCGGCGCTGGAAGTGATTGGTAGTTTGGTGGAGGATATCAAGCAGCAGGGCATAACGCAGGAGAATATTTATTTCCTTGGTTTTTCGCAGGGAGCATGTTTAACGCTGGAGTATGTGACTCGCAATGCCGGTAAATATGGTGGTGTGATAGCTTTTACAGGAGGATTGATAGGTGAAAGGCTGATCAATGAAAACTATAAAGGCGATTTTGATCAAACCCTGATACTCATTACCACCGGCGATCCTGATCCGCATGTGCCTGTTAGCCGTGTAAATGAAACGGTGAGCCTGATCAAAAAGCTCAACGCCAACGTTACCCTGAAAATATATAAGGGCCGTCAGCACACGGTAACTGCCGAAGAGTTGGCTTTGGCTAACAATATATTATCATAA
- a CDS encoding SusC/RagA family TonB-linked outer membrane protein, whose protein sequence is MQLNFTSRVLYAPRTTTSKLFLILKLTGLLLITGCLQLRAKSFTEAPPEPITITGQVKDSQNQPLPGVNVKIKGTNIGATTGTDGKFSLQADDNAVLIFTFVGFRTKEEPVNKRTSIDVVLEEDKTQLNEVVVVGYGNQERKDVTGAVGTVKMSNIKEIKAASVDLKLAGQLAGVTVNQVTGTPGGGVSINIRGAGSVGAGDDPLYVIDGFPISPGFDQYSNPLSTINPDDIENISVLKDAASTAIYGSRGANGVILITTKRAKKGESSVTVNTSTGIQTILPKSKLKMMTASQFAQWRTEAIQDANKVNGTNDPIPDAYKNPASLGKGTDWFDAVTRVAPMQNYDVTIANGTDKVRSLFSLGYFDQEGTVLNTGFKRYSLKGNMDAQVAKNVTVGLSIAPTYSLRKLQETDGHFQSAVLSQAYLESPLVPVKQPDGSYTNVVGSPGTFQNANPVSELVNTTNKRNEFRILANTYAEWQIIPGLTARSTFGVDYQTKSQDYFRPSFLGAFNNHNIDGTQVKAIGSVTSVNSLNWLNENSVNYKKTWGNHTLTVFGDYSIQQETDHNRFTFGTGYPDDVVKSIGAATIITAPKDANNDQDWRLLSLIARVNYAYKDKYLLSGSIRRDGSSRFAPGHRWGTFPSVSGGWRISDESFFPKIPAIEQVKFTASYGLAGNNNVGNYDYIGSIDQTNYTFGGGLAPGQSITTLGNADLGWETTRQLDIGMDLSLLKGRIYLIAEYYNRYTQRMLQYIPVPIVSGYGYALSNVGNVRNRGWEFTLTTKNIIGSGFNWSTDMNISFNRNKVLSLGPTQQIYDAPANDNPTNITKVGLPLGQFYGYIFQGIFQNQAELDKYPHFDGEQVGNIRYKDVNGDGVIDGGDQVPIGNPWPKFTFGFNNHFSYKHFDMNIISAGSVGGHVFDVYKQFTTNLDGVFNVEQSVIQRWRSASQPGAGLLPTTVSNTNLARDYYPSYWVESNSYLMVKNIDLGYNFKTKFSKNFRVYFSAQNAILITGYRGGNPEVGIDGQEGNRSLSPNVNFTGYPVSAIYTVGCNVTF, encoded by the coding sequence ATGCAATTAAACTTTACGAGTAGGGTATTATATGCGCCCCGGACAACAACCTCCAAGCTATTTTTAATCTTAAAACTAACGGGTTTATTACTGATCACGGGCTGTTTACAGCTTAGGGCTAAAAGTTTCACAGAAGCTCCTCCGGAACCCATAACTATAACGGGCCAGGTGAAGGATTCTCAAAATCAACCGTTACCGGGTGTTAATGTGAAAATAAAAGGAACAAATATTGGAGCAACCACTGGCACCGACGGTAAATTTAGTTTACAGGCTGATGATAACGCCGTATTGATATTCACTTTTGTGGGTTTCAGAACCAAAGAAGAACCTGTAAATAAACGAACCTCTATCGATGTGGTATTGGAAGAAGATAAGACCCAATTAAACGAAGTAGTGGTGGTAGGCTATGGTAATCAGGAACGGAAAGATGTAACCGGCGCTGTGGGAACAGTTAAAATGTCGAACATCAAAGAGATCAAAGCGGCTAGTGTTGATCTGAAGCTGGCCGGGCAACTGGCCGGCGTAACCGTGAACCAGGTAACGGGTACCCCAGGTGGTGGTGTATCTATCAATATCCGTGGCGCGGGTTCAGTGGGTGCCGGCGACGATCCCTTGTATGTAATCGACGGTTTTCCTATCTCCCCCGGGTTTGATCAGTACTCCAATCCGCTCAGCACCATTAATCCCGATGATATTGAAAATATCAGCGTGTTAAAAGATGCCGCTTCTACGGCTATATATGGCTCACGCGGGGCAAACGGTGTTATATTGATCACCACCAAAAGGGCTAAAAAAGGAGAGTCATCAGTAACTGTAAATACATCCACTGGTATCCAGACCATATTGCCCAAAAGTAAGCTCAAAATGATGACCGCCTCTCAGTTTGCACAGTGGCGTACGGAGGCTATACAGGACGCCAACAAAGTTAACGGCACCAATGACCCTATACCAGATGCGTATAAAAACCCGGCATCGCTGGGTAAAGGCACCGATTGGTTTGATGCGGTTACCCGGGTGGCTCCCATGCAAAATTATGATGTAACTATTGCCAATGGTACTGATAAGGTAAGGTCTTTATTTTCCTTAGGCTATTTTGATCAGGAAGGCACGGTGCTGAATACCGGTTTTAAAAGATATTCCTTAAAGGGTAATATGGACGCTCAGGTGGCCAAAAACGTAACTGTGGGTTTAAGTATAGCGCCAACTTACAGCCTTCGTAAATTGCAGGAAACAGATGGGCATTTCCAATCTGCGGTGCTGAGCCAGGCTTATCTGGAAAGCCCGCTGGTGCCCGTAAAACAACCCGATGGCTCGTATACTAATGTAGTAGGCTCGCCCGGTACATTCCAAAATGCCAACCCGGTAAGCGAACTGGTAAATACAACCAATAAACGAAATGAATTTCGTATACTAGCCAATACCTATGCAGAATGGCAGATTATCCCGGGATTAACCGCCAGGTCAACCTTTGGGGTTGATTATCAAACCAAATCGCAGGATTATTTCAGACCATCTTTCCTGGGCGCATTCAACAATCATAACATCGATGGTACGCAGGTAAAGGCAATTGGCTCAGTTACCTCGGTAAATTCCCTTAACTGGCTTAATGAAAATTCCGTTAACTATAAAAAAACTTGGGGCAATCATACTTTAACCGTATTTGGCGATTATTCCATTCAACAGGAAACAGATCATAACCGGTTTACCTTCGGAACAGGCTATCCGGATGATGTTGTCAAGTCAATTGGAGCTGCAACCATTATAACAGCTCCAAAGGATGCCAATAATGATCAGGACTGGCGGCTACTGTCACTTATCGCCCGTGTAAATTATGCTTATAAAGATAAATACTTGTTAAGCGGATCTATCCGCCGTGATGGTTCTTCGAGATTTGCTCCGGGACACCGATGGGGAACATTTCCTTCGGTATCAGGCGGATGGCGGATCTCTGACGAATCCTTCTTTCCAAAAATACCGGCTATTGAACAGGTGAAATTTACTGCCAGTTATGGTCTTGCCGGTAATAATAATGTAGGTAACTATGATTACATAGGATCAATTGATCAAACCAATTACACCTTTGGCGGCGGCCTTGCACCAGGCCAATCCATAACCACATTAGGCAATGCCGACCTGGGTTGGGAAACCACCAGGCAACTTGACATCGGCATGGACCTTTCGCTGCTGAAAGGGCGCATTTATTTAATCGCAGAGTATTATAACCGCTATACCCAGCGGATGCTGCAATACATTCCGGTACCTATTGTGTCGGGCTATGGTTACGCTTTATCAAACGTAGGTAATGTGCGTAACCGTGGTTGGGAGTTTACGCTAACCACCAAAAATATTATAGGCAGTGGGTTTAACTGGAGTACAGATATGAATATATCTTTTAACCGTAACAAAGTATTGAGTTTGGGGCCAACTCAACAGATATATGATGCCCCCGCCAACGATAACCCAACTAATATTACCAAGGTAGGCCTGCCGCTGGGGCAGTTTTACGGTTATATATTCCAGGGGATATTCCAGAACCAGGCCGAATTAGACAAATATCCGCATTTTGATGGCGAGCAGGTGGGTAATATACGCTACAAGGATGTCAACGGTGATGGGGTAATTGATGGCGGCGACCAGGTGCCGATTGGCAATCCATGGCCAAAATTTACCTTCGGTTTTAATAACCACTTTTCATACAAACACTTTGATATGAATATCATTTCGGCTGGTTCTGTAGGTGGCCATGTGTTTGACGTATACAAGCAGTTTACCACCAATCTGGATGGGGTGTTCAATGTGGAGCAATCTGTGATACAACGCTGGCGTTCTGCCAGTCAGCCGGGCGCCGGGCTTTTGCCAACAACGGTATCCAATACTAACCTGGCCCGTGATTATTATCCCTCGTACTGGGTAGAAAGCAACTCTTATCTCATGGTTAAGAATATTGACCTTGGGTACAACTTTAAAACCAAATTCAGTAAAAATTTCAGGGTTTATTTCAGCGCACAGAATGCTATCCTGATTACCGGTTACAGAGGTGGTAACCCCGAGGTAGGTATTGATGGGCAGGAAGGGAACCGATCTCTTTCACCAAATGTGAATTTTACCGGTTACCCTGTTTCTGCTATTTATACCGTGGGCTGTAACGTAACTTTTTAG
- a CDS encoding RagB/SusD family nutrient uptake outer membrane protein yields the protein MKKYLYILLILTAAGIAGCKKDYLDRQPTSTQNAENFYKTPAQFTQAVNGAYAPLQGLYTGSFWAMGEMRSDNTSYEFDPDDRSGTNKEEIDEFRELNNNDMVGAFFSSCYTAIGRCNVILARLPAAKLPAAIADTIGGQASFLRAFNYFNVVRMFGDVPLVLTETQSVGDAYKGATKAHAADVYTQIIADATDAIAKLPLSYSGLGNKGRVTKGTAETLLAEVYMTQKKFDLAVPLLRAVISSNVYSLNANYADNFDINKENGPESIFEIQYIEGPNGLGSDFIDTFAPWDVYDTSVTGHTLDNGAQNGWNIPTQDLLDAYEPNDKRRAASVDETFTSDQYGIIMPYIKKYQSIGAVKGITGNNFPVYRYSDVYLMLAECLNEQGFAGGGDAFRYLNLVRERAGLPDKSAGNADATLNVANQEDFRAAVAHERQIELCFENHRWFDLLRTGKAVAVMTAHGAREKAIKKPYWNVNSAAYTNIRLLFQYPLNEGQLEH from the coding sequence ATGAAAAAATACTTATATATATTATTGATCCTTACCGCTGCCGGGATAGCCGGCTGCAAAAAGGACTATTTGGACCGTCAGCCAACTTCGACCCAAAATGCCGAAAATTTTTACAAAACGCCTGCCCAGTTTACGCAGGCCGTTAATGGCGCTTACGCACCTTTGCAAGGTTTATATACAGGCTCTTTTTGGGCGATGGGCGAAATGCGATCAGACAATACCTCCTATGAATTTGATCCGGACGATCGCTCCGGCACTAATAAAGAGGAGATAGACGAATTCAGGGAACTAAACAATAATGACATGGTGGGTGCTTTTTTTAGTTCCTGCTATACCGCTATAGGGAGATGCAATGTGATTCTTGCCCGGTTACCCGCAGCTAAATTGCCTGCTGCCATTGCTGATACGATAGGTGGCCAGGCCAGTTTTTTACGCGCTTTTAACTATTTTAACGTGGTGCGGATGTTTGGTGATGTACCGCTGGTATTAACAGAAACTCAATCGGTAGGTGATGCTTATAAAGGGGCCACCAAAGCCCACGCTGCCGATGTGTACACCCAGATAATTGCCGATGCTACTGATGCTATAGCCAAATTACCCCTTAGTTATTCGGGTTTAGGCAATAAAGGCCGGGTTACCAAAGGCACGGCCGAAACCCTGCTGGCCGAAGTATACATGACCCAGAAAAAATTTGATCTGGCCGTGCCATTGCTGCGGGCTGTTATCTCGTCGAATGTTTATAGCTTAAACGCCAATTACGCCGATAATTTTGATATCAACAAAGAAAATGGCCCCGAATCGATATTTGAGATCCAATATATTGAGGGACCTAATGGGTTGGGTAGCGATTTTATTGACACGTTTGCACCCTGGGATGTATATGATACATCGGTAACGGGGCATACATTAGATAATGGTGCCCAAAATGGTTGGAACATACCTACCCAGGATTTGCTGGATGCTTATGAACCCAATGATAAAAGAAGAGCTGCATCGGTTGATGAAACTTTTACATCAGATCAATATGGTATTATCATGCCTTACATCAAAAAATACCAGAGTATTGGTGCGGTTAAAGGTATCACCGGTAATAATTTTCCGGTGTATCGTTACTCCGATGTGTATCTGATGCTGGCCGAATGCCTGAATGAGCAGGGTTTTGCAGGCGGTGGTGACGCCTTCAGATATTTAAACCTGGTGCGAGAGCGTGCCGGCTTACCTGATAAAAGTGCCGGTAATGCTGATGCTACGCTGAATGTGGCTAATCAAGAAGATTTTCGCGCTGCTGTGGCGCATGAAAGGCAAATCGAGCTATGTTTCGAAAACCACCGCTGGTTTGACCTCCTGCGTACCGGAAAAGCGGTAGCGGTAATGACAGCCCATGGTGCCAGGGAAAAAGCGATCAAGAAACCATACTGGAATGTGAACTCAGCTGCTTATACTAATATTCGTTTGCTTTTCCAGTATCCGTTAAACGAAGGACAATTGGAACATTAA
- a CDS encoding DoxX family membrane protein, whose translation MISRFINFAITTERTMVKWKVKNGLSILRVSLGIVFIWFGAIKFFHGLSAAEVIAGKTIYKLTFGLVKPIVALPILACWECTIGLGLIFKRWLSFTLLLLYFQMVGTMLPLFFFPHDTWTVNIFVPTLLGQYIIKNLVLLSAGVVIGATVQGACLMEKNEPIETTDNMIC comes from the coding sequence ATGATAAGCAGGTTCATTAATTTTGCAATAACCACAGAGCGCACTATGGTTAAATGGAAGGTAAAAAACGGGCTTAGCATATTGCGGGTTTCTTTAGGGATTGTTTTTATCTGGTTTGGTGCCATCAAATTTTTTCACGGATTAAGTGCCGCCGAAGTAATTGCAGGAAAAACCATTTATAAATTAACTTTTGGTTTGGTTAAGCCCATTGTAGCTTTGCCTATACTTGCCTGTTGGGAGTGCACCATAGGTTTAGGACTCATTTTTAAACGATGGCTTAGCTTTACTTTATTATTGCTTTATTTTCAAATGGTGGGAACCATGTTGCCTTTATTCTTTTTTCCGCATGATACATGGACTGTTAATATTTTTGTTCCTACTTTGTTAGGCCAGTACATTATCAAGAATCTGGTACTGCTATCAGCGGGAGTGGTTATTGGTGCAACTGTGCAGGGTGCTTGTTTGATGGAAAAAAATGAACCAATTGAAACTACGGACAACATGATCTGCTAG
- a CDS encoding alpha-L-rhamnosidase, whose protein sequence is MNYIAETGTLKKAGLSIVILLFICCRGFAQAQNAPVNFRVDNLICEYKINPIAVDAANPRMGWKLITQDRNIQQTYYEIRVGTNAVSLTKGKDLIWTSGKVPSDESAHVYYGGPMLTSREKCYWQVRVWNNKNQVTPWSMVNFWKMGLLKQEDWSAKWIQDNYLSDTTGGPSPMFRKTFKLDRKIRAAHLYITAHGVFEAQINGKRVGNDYFAPGWTSYNKRLQYQVYDVTSLLRRGENATGVTIGDGWYRGYTYNRKKNVYGKKLALLYQLEIVYSNGKRELITSDKSWKVAYGPIRSSSFFDGEVYDARKEKSGWTEPLYKDATWDTVKTDESIKSNLITTIGPTVKKHERFLPLKVFTTPAGERVIDFGQNLVGWVQFKLKAKTGDTVRLFHAEVLDQKGNFYTKNLRTAKQEITYVFKSDSVESYEPHFTFQGFRYLKVVGYNGPLDSTNVAAYALYSDMAQTGKFSTSNPLINQLQHNIQWGQKGNFIDVPTDCPQRDERMGWTGDAQAFIRTATFNMDVAGFFTKWLKDLSADQHKDGAVPYVIPNVLDSVSSAASGWSDVATIAPWTIYLAYGDKQVLQQQYESMKAWVGYIQLHSRNYLWDTGNHFGDWLFYAGTNYEDGAALTDKNLIAQAFYAYSTQLLINAARILQRGDDVQKYTQLLYNVKKAFQSEYVTPNGRMISGTQTSYVLALNFDLLPENLRESAAKRLVNNIQDYDEHITTGFLGTPYICHVLSRFGHTDIAYDLLMKESYPSWLYPVKHGATTIWERWDGIKPDGSFEDPGMNSFNHYAYGAIGDWMYRVIAGINTDENSPGFHKIIISPHPGGKLSSAQAELETLYGKVKSAWSIDNGIFTLDVIVPPNTTAEIVLPSVTEQITEGGLDINTIKEITGIQKIGNDEHLNAGSGTYHFVYTLKTFGKHIN, encoded by the coding sequence ATGAATTACATAGCCGAAACAGGTACGCTCAAAAAGGCGGGCCTGAGTATCGTAATATTACTTTTTATTTGTTGCCGGGGTTTTGCGCAGGCTCAAAATGCGCCTGTTAATTTTAGGGTTGATAATTTAATATGTGAGTATAAAATTAACCCCATAGCTGTTGATGCGGCCAACCCGCGGATGGGCTGGAAACTGATAACCCAGGATCGTAACATACAACAAACTTATTACGAGATACGGGTAGGTACCAACGCTGTATCGTTAACCAAAGGCAAAGATCTGATCTGGACATCGGGTAAGGTTCCTTCAGATGAATCGGCTCATGTATATTACGGTGGACCGATGCTTACCTCGCGCGAAAAATGTTACTGGCAAGTACGGGTATGGAATAATAAAAACCAGGTAACACCCTGGAGTATGGTAAACTTCTGGAAAATGGGTTTACTGAAACAGGAAGACTGGTCGGCCAAATGGATCCAGGATAATTACCTGTCTGATACCACAGGCGGCCCGAGCCCTATGTTCCGCAAAACATTTAAACTCGATCGTAAAATACGCGCCGCTCACTTATATATTACCGCTCATGGTGTATTTGAAGCACAGATAAACGGTAAAAGGGTAGGCAACGATTACTTCGCACCCGGTTGGACAAGTTATAACAAACGGTTGCAATACCAGGTATATGATGTTACCTCGCTACTCCGCAGAGGCGAAAACGCTACCGGTGTAACCATAGGCGACGGTTGGTACCGGGGCTATACCTACAATCGTAAAAAGAATGTGTACGGTAAAAAATTGGCCCTGTTATATCAGCTCGAGATAGTTTATAGCAACGGTAAACGCGAACTGATCACCTCAGATAAAAGCTGGAAGGTAGCTTATGGTCCTATCCGCTCATCGTCGTTTTTCGATGGCGAGGTTTATGATGCCCGCAAAGAAAAAAGCGGATGGACAGAGCCTTTGTACAAAGATGCTACCTGGGACACCGTAAAAACAGACGAAAGCATTAAAAGTAACCTGATCACTACCATTGGTCCTACGGTAAAAAAACATGAGAGGTTTTTACCACTTAAAGTTTTCACTACCCCCGCCGGCGAAAGAGTCATAGACTTTGGGCAAAACCTGGTGGGTTGGGTACAATTTAAACTGAAAGCCAAAACCGGCGATACCGTTCGGCTTTTCCATGCCGAAGTGCTTGATCAGAAAGGTAATTTCTATACCAAAAACCTGCGTACCGCCAAACAGGAGATCACCTATGTATTTAAAAGCGATAGTGTAGAAAGCTATGAACCTCATTTTACCTTCCAGGGCTTCCGCTACCTGAAAGTGGTGGGTTATAATGGGCCGCTGGATTCTACCAACGTTGCTGCCTATGCCTTATATTCAGATATGGCACAAACGGGCAAGTTCTCTACCTCAAACCCGCTCATTAATCAACTACAACACAACATACAATGGGGACAAAAAGGTAATTTTATTGATGTGCCTACCGACTGCCCGCAGCGGGATGAACGCATGGGCTGGACGGGCGACGCACAGGCCTTTATCCGTACTGCTACTTTTAATATGGATGTAGCGGGATTTTTTACCAAATGGCTCAAAGATCTTTCGGCCGATCAGCACAAAGATGGGGCTGTACCTTATGTGATCCCCAACGTATTGGATAGTGTTTCGTCGGCTGCCTCGGGTTGGAGCGATGTGGCCACTATTGCCCCCTGGACTATTTACCTAGCCTATGGCGATAAACAGGTATTGCAGCAGCAATATGAAAGTATGAAGGCCTGGGTGGGCTATATCCAGCTCCACAGCCGTAATTACCTTTGGGACACCGGCAACCACTTTGGCGACTGGCTCTTTTATGCCGGAACTAATTATGAGGATGGAGCCGCCCTGACCGATAAAAACCTGATAGCACAGGCATTTTACGCCTATTCTACTCAGTTACTCATCAATGCCGCCAGAATTTTGCAAAGAGGCGATGATGTACAGAAATACACGCAATTACTATACAATGTTAAAAAAGCTTTCCAGAGTGAGTATGTAACCCCCAATGGGCGTATGATATCGGGTACCCAAACCTCCTATGTACTGGCGTTGAACTTTGATTTGTTGCCCGAAAATTTACGGGAATCAGCAGCAAAAAGATTGGTAAACAATATCCAGGATTATGATGAGCATATTACTACAGGCTTTTTGGGTACACCCTACATTTGCCATGTGCTGAGCCGTTTTGGGCATACCGATATTGCTTATGACTTGTTGATGAAGGAGTCGTACCCATCATGGTTGTATCCGGTAAAACATGGCGCTACAACCATCTGGGAGCGCTGGGACGGCATCAAGCCCGATGGTAGTTTTGAAGATCCTGGAATGAACTCCTTTAACCATTATGCATACGGTGCCATTGGCGATTGGATGTACCGTGTGATAGCCGGTATTAATACTGACGAAAATTCGCCGGGTTTTCATAAGATCATCATTTCACCCCACCCGGGCGGCAAATTGAGCAGCGCGCAGGCCGAACTGGAAACATTATACGGTAAAGTAAAATCGGCATGGAGCATTGATAATGGTATATTTACGTTGGATGTTATTGTGCCACCCAATACCACCGCCGAGATTGTGCTGCCATCAGTAACCGAGCAGATCACCGAAGGCGGCCTTGATATCAATACCATAAAGGAAATTACCGGTATCCAAAAAATAGGTAACGATGAGCATTTGAATGCGGGCTCAGGTACCTATCATTTTGTGTATACACTGAAAACTTTTGGCAAGCACATTAACTAA